One part of the Terriglobia bacterium genome encodes these proteins:
- a CDS encoding ATP-binding protein, which yields MALSVAFKAALAERPQPDETRLRARMQTFMAAHGLTDRDLGMLTGYSRVAISHFRLGRYGHVSANQSALMDAIDAAISDDKEDLDDEPTGKLYTHTLDYKFLRQAFYSALNNGFAYHVHGNPGTQKSYIGRALKNEVEAAEANLNGKARRVIWVEPLDQIAPLEFLKQIAAGCGLFPSGSKTQLVLKIRYALAGRRSLLVLDEAQRLSPACLEAIRPLLDHKPYVGMLFMGSHNLNLTFERFDLAQWHDRIRKGKELPGLSEEESQVILRAEMPWLNAAERKDLIERSRRDDLGALLLMSRGRRRRPLPAADEIPTYINARRLFGAIQVSQQRRAARSERADARD from the coding sequence ATGGCTCTTTCCGTCGCATTCAAAGCCGCGCTCGCAGAGCGTCCCCAGCCCGATGAAACCCGGCTGCGGGCGCGCATGCAGACCTTCATGGCGGCGCACGGCCTCACCGACCGCGACCTCGGAATGCTCACCGGCTATTCCCGCGTCGCCATCTCGCACTTCCGGCTCGGCCGCTATGGCCACGTCTCCGCCAACCAGTCGGCGCTCATGGACGCGATCGACGCTGCCATCTCCGACGACAAAGAGGATCTCGACGACGAGCCCACCGGCAAGCTCTACACCCACACCCTGGATTACAAATTCCTGCGCCAAGCATTTTATTCGGCGCTCAACAATGGCTTCGCCTACCACGTTCACGGCAATCCGGGAACGCAGAAGTCGTATATCGGCCGCGCGCTGAAGAACGAAGTGGAGGCGGCCGAAGCGAACCTGAACGGCAAGGCGCGCCGCGTCATCTGGGTTGAACCGCTCGACCAGATCGCGCCGCTGGAATTCTTGAAACAGATTGCGGCCGGATGCGGGCTGTTCCCCAGCGGCAGCAAAACCCAGCTCGTGCTGAAGATCCGCTACGCGCTCGCCGGCCGGCGCTCGCTGCTGGTGCTCGATGAAGCGCAGCGCCTTTCGCCCGCCTGCCTGGAGGCCATTCGCCCACTGCTCGATCACAAGCCCTATGTCGGCATGCTCTTCATGGGCTCGCACAACCTGAACCTCACCTTCGAGCGCTTCGACCTGGCGCAGTGGCACGACCGGATTCGCAAAGGCAAGGAACTCCCCGGACTGAGCGAAGAAGAATCGCAGGTCATCTTGCGCGCGGAAATGCCGTGGCTGAATGCTGCCGAGCGCAAGGACCTGATCGAGCGTTCCCGGCGCGACGATCTCGGGGCGCTGTTGCTCATGAGCCGTGGCCGCCGCCGGCGCCCGCTGCCCGCGGCGGACGAGATCCCTACCTACATCAACGCGCGCCGTCTCTTCGGGGCCATCCAGGTATCGCAACAGAGGCGCGCCGCCCGCAGCGAACGCGCGGATGCGCGAGACTAA
- a CDS encoding helix-turn-helix domain-containing protein: MKRERKAEKKAPGEMILALRQAMGKETTQEDFAEAFDVTQPVVSSWEKGRATPTPETYMRMGNLAARSAMREYSMWFWEQAGQDIETVESVVEERLKARGLPAMPGEMIELPLLSIDEAERGPQAKLESGQVFRFSAARVVNRASTVALRVDRDAEGIVFAPGDIVVVDRSSTKLQSLWNKVVLVHLDPSVLPASLGVGEWHWGPCMGLLKFSELPWDRFLWGAALGPLGSFKHEPVVIGYKHSQARKQFFQDSVQWKWRRIRREKGLEELPAADDPEPNEEGLYERERERVRENIKPTDGCTVIGRMIAWFSAAAGEAKH; encoded by the coding sequence ATGAAACGCGAGCGCAAAGCCGAGAAGAAGGCACCGGGGGAGATGATCCTCGCCCTTAGGCAGGCGATGGGGAAAGAAACCACCCAAGAGGACTTTGCGGAAGCCTTCGACGTCACTCAGCCAGTTGTCTCGTCCTGGGAAAAGGGCCGCGCCACCCCAACGCCGGAAACCTACATGCGAATGGGCAACTTGGCAGCGAGATCGGCCATGCGCGAGTACTCAATGTGGTTCTGGGAGCAGGCGGGCCAGGACATAGAAACAGTCGAATCTGTTGTCGAAGAACGACTGAAGGCGCGCGGGCTGCCGGCGATGCCCGGCGAGATGATCGAGCTTCCGCTGCTCTCAATCGATGAAGCGGAGCGCGGGCCTCAGGCAAAGCTCGAAAGTGGCCAAGTATTTCGGTTCTCCGCAGCCCGCGTGGTCAACCGCGCCTCCACTGTGGCCTTACGTGTAGACCGCGACGCGGAAGGGATTGTGTTTGCCCCCGGCGACATCGTGGTGGTGGATCGCTCCAGTACCAAGCTCCAATCTTTATGGAACAAGGTGGTGTTGGTTCACCTCGACCCCTCGGTGTTACCGGCTTCGCTTGGTGTGGGGGAATGGCACTGGGGTCCGTGCATGGGACTCCTGAAGTTCTCGGAGCTGCCTTGGGATCGCTTTCTATGGGGTGCCGCGCTGGGTCCGCTGGGCTCTTTCAAACATGAGCCGGTTGTGATCGGGTACAAGCACTCGCAAGCGCGTAAGCAGTTCTTTCAGGACAGTGTGCAGTGGAAGTGGAGACGAATCAGACGAGAGAAGGGACTGGAGGAACTCCCTGCGGCAGACGATCCAGAGCCGAACGAAGAGGGACTTTACGAGCGCGAGCGCGAGAGAGTCCGCGAGAATATTAAGCCGACCGATGGCTGCACCGTGATCGGCCGCATGATCGCGTGGTTCAGTGCAGCCGCCGGCGAGGCGAAGCACTGA